In one Molothrus ater isolate BHLD 08-10-18 breed brown headed cowbird chromosome 6, BPBGC_Mater_1.1, whole genome shotgun sequence genomic region, the following are encoded:
- the LOC118687027 gene encoding uncharacterized protein LOC118687027 yields MEGQAGWRKAVVVTRGFVPPITGTTGRAPQTPATLVSVPHTPAHSQGHLGTPSVPATPVPCPHRRCHTPGAGGGGDPRYQPSPCCALQPPCQPPGVPAGDTTQLHYAVVKKLRTYSGAQRYCQDVYRGRLASVHSAARNQELQKLARTYHIIISPWIGAVTSRRAGQWESYWEDSSPWNYANWAPTHPFHIVTTCTTLSVRGKVSQPPCPGLRVLGRGAQAAGALEEHREDGLWRSRFCFQLRPFICQY; encoded by the exons ATGGAG ggccaggctgggtggcGCAAGGCTGTGGTGGTGACACGTGGCTTTGTCCCCCCTATAACGGGGACAAcgggcagagccccccagacTCCAG ccaCCCTGGTGAGTGTCCCCCACACCCCTGCCCActcccagggacacctggggacaccctcaGTCCCTGCGACCCCAGTGCCATGCCCACACCGCCGGTGCCACACGCCTGGGGCTGGCGGTGGTGGGGACCCCCGGTACCAACCCtccccctgctgtgccctgcagcccccctgccaACCCCCGGGGGTCCCCGCTGGTGACACCACCCAGCTGCACTACGCCGTGGTGAAGAAGCTGCGCACCTACTCGGGCGcccag CGCTACTGCCAGGACGTGTACCGGGGCCGGCTGGCCTCCGTGCACAGCGCTGCCCGcaaccaggagctgcagaaactGGCACGAACCTACCACATCATCATCTCACCCTGGATTGGAGCTGTCACCAGCCGCAGG gcagggcagtgggaGTCCTACTGGGAGGACTCCAGCCCCTGGAACTACGCGAACTGGGCGCCCACCCACCCCTTCCACATTGTCACCACCTGCACCACCCTCAGCGTCCGAGGTAAGGTCAGCCAGCCACCGTGTCCAGGCTTGcgggtgctggggaggggagcacaggctgctggggcactggaGGAACATCGGGAGG aTGGGCTCTGGCGAAGCCGCTTCTGCTTCCAGCTGCGCCCCTTCATCTGCCAGTACTGA
- the SLC43A3 gene encoding equilibrative nucleobase transporter 1 isoform X3, whose product MAGGAGLAKRLGTLLSGLLECGAFCGIIFGWASLVFVLKDLGYFEGLCQPSTTPGPNLTLGSDCSGQDEQFSLVFTIGSFMNNFMTFPMGVVFDRFGTAAARLIAISLYTGGTLLVAFSTPELAVLLFPAMSMLSVGGILLILTNMQVGNLFGNYRSIIITLYNGAFDSSSAIFLIVKLLYEQGLSLQAMFLFLAACSAWHLLRTLFLMPRSRIPYPLPPDYNYGLQCRSRSRSYRAHKDKQTPGEAGPEETPLEPPIARGGDTPGTPFRACACSWLFAWHVAWLSVMQLRHYLFIGTLNPQLEHLAHGDHALVSTYTNAFAFTQLCGVLCAPWNGLILDRHKRGKGPRPEGTLAALADLRSAVLSLVVTVALCLLFSVLAAVPVLPAQFGTFVLQVISRSFLYGGNAAFLAIAFPPQHFGKLYGLAMALSALVALLQYPCVALVQGPLQGDPFYMNLGLITVVLVAFVSPVVVARECQRRAKELGMAGTPLAAPPNTEIHDETPH is encoded by the exons ATGGCGGGGGGCGCAGGGCTGGCCAAGCGCCTGGGGACGCTCCTGTCGGGGCTGCTGGAGTGCGGCGCCTTCTGCGGCATCATCTTCGGCTGGGCCTCCCTCGTCTTCGTCCTCAAGGACCTGGGCTACTTcgaggggctgtgccagccctccACCACCCCCGGCCCCAACCTCACCCTGGGGTCTG ACTGCAGTGGGCAGGATGAGCAGTTCTCCCTGGTCTTCACCATCGGCTCCTTCATGAACAACTTCATGACCTTCCCCATGGGCGTCGTCTTCGACCGCTTCGGCACCGCGGCTGCACGCCTCATCGCCAT CTCCCTCTACACTGGCGGGACCCTGCTCGTCGCCTTCTCCACCCCAG agctggcagtgctgctcttcccagccaTGTCCATGCTGTCGGTGGGAggcatcctcctcatcctcaccaaCATGCAG GTGGGGAACCTGTTCGGGAACTACCGCTCCATCatcatcactctctacaacgGGGCCTTCGACTCGTCCTCTGCCATCTTCCTCATCGTCAAG ctgctgtacgagcaggggctgtccctgcaggccatGTTCCTCTTCctggcagcctgcagtgcctggcaccTCCTGCGCACCCTCTTCCTGATGCCGCGCAGCCGCATCCCCTACCCTCTGCCCCCCGACTACAACTACGG gctgcagtgccGGAGCCGTTCCCGCTCCTACCGAGCCCACAAGGACAAGCAAACCCCGGGAGAGGCCGGACCGGAGGAGACACCCCTGGAACCCCCCATAGCTCGAG gtggggacacccctgggacaccGTTCCGGGCCTGTGCCTGCTCGTGGCTCTTCGCCTGGCACGTGGCCTGGCTCTCAGTGATGCAGCTGCGCCATTACCTGTTCATCGGCACCCTCAACCCTCAGCTGGAGCACCTGGCGCATGGGGACCACGCCCTGG TGAGCACCTACACCAACGCCTTTGCCTTCACCCAGCTCTGCGGGGTGCTCTGTGCCCCCTGGAACGGCCTCATCCTCGACCGGCACAAGCGGGGAAAGGGCCCCCGCCCCGAGG GGACCCTGGCCGCGCTGGCAGACCTGCGCTCGGCGGTGCTGTCGCTGGTGGTGACGGTGGCGCTGTGCCTGCTGTTCTCCGTGCTCGCCGCCGTGCCTGTCCTGCCCGCCCAGTTCGGCACCTTCGTGCTGCAGGTCATCAGCCGCTCCTTCCTGTACGGCGGCAACGCCGCCTTCCTGGCCATCGC GTTTCCCCCTCAGCACTTTGGGAAACTCTACGGGCTGGCCATGGCACTGTCGGCGCTGGTGGCCCTGCTGCAGTACCCCTGTGTCGCCCTGGTGCAGGGGCCGCTCCAGGGGGACCCCTTCTAT ATGAACTTGGGGCTCATCACCGTGGTGCTGGTGGCCTTTGTCAGCCCCGTGGTGGTGGCCCGTGAGTGCCAGAGGCGAGCCAAggagctgggcatggctggcacccccctggcagcccctcccAACACTGAGATCCACGACGAGACCCCACACTGA
- the TIMM10 gene encoding mitochondrial import inner membrane translocase subunit Tim10: protein MDPLRAQQLAAELEVEMMADMYNRMTQACHRKCVPPFYKESELSKGECVCLDRCVAKYLEVHERMGKKLTELSLQDEELLKRMQQGSGSA from the exons ATGGATCCGCTGCGGGCTCAGCAGCTGGCGGCCGAGCTGGAGGTTGAGATGATGGCCGACATGTACAACCG GATGACCCAGGCGTGCCACCGCAAGTGCGTCCCGCCGTTCTACAAGGAGTCGGAGCTGTCCAAAGGGGAATGCGTGTGCCTGGACCGCTGCGTGGCCAAGTACCTGGAGGTGCACGAGCGGATGGGCAAGAAGCTGACGGAGCTGTCGCTGCAGGATGAGGAGCTGCTCAAGCGGATGCAGCAGGGCAGCGGCAGCGCCTGA
- the SLC43A3 gene encoding equilibrative nucleobase transporter 1 isoform X2, with translation MAGGAGLAKRLGTLLSGLLECGAFCGIIFGWASLVFVLKDLGYFEGLCQPSTTPGPNLTLGSGMDPPPPPCPHGPLTRDPAVPMARAVPCPHCACVFAVCGVLMPCSALCPHCLQAHVPAVPQSMSPVPSCPWCPHMPGVPRISADPCPWVPVVFPVSPCPCLRVPMPHLWPFPDCSGQDEQFSLVFTIGSFMNNFMTFPMGVVFDRFGTAAARLIAISLYTGGTLLVAFSTPELAVLLFPAMSMLSVGGILLILTNMQVGNLFGNYRSIIITLYNGAFDSSSAIFLIVKLLYEQGLSLQAMFLFLAACSAWHLLRTLFLMPRSRIPYPLPPDYNYGLQCRSRSRSYRAHKDKQTPGEAGPEETPLEPPIARGGDTPGTPFRACACSWLFAWHVAWLSVMQLRHYLFIGTLNPQLEHLAHGDHALALRGALCPLERPHPRPAQAGKGPPPRGDPGRAGRPALGGAVAGGDGGAVPAVLRARRRACPARPVRHLRAAGHQPLLPVRRQRRLPGHRVSPSALWETLRAGHGTVGAGGPAAVPLCRPGAGAAPGGPLLYELGAHHRGAGGLCQPRGGGP, from the exons ATGGCGGGGGGCGCAGGGCTGGCCAAGCGCCTGGGGACGCTCCTGTCGGGGCTGCTGGAGTGCGGCGCCTTCTGCGGCATCATCTTCGGCTGGGCCTCCCTCGTCTTCGTCCTCAAGGACCTGGGCTACTTcgaggggctgtgccagccctccACCACCCCCGGCCCCAACCTCACCCTGGGGTCTGGTatggacccccccccccccccgtgtccccatggtCCCCTGACTCGTGACCCTGCTGTCCCAATGGCTCGagctgtcccatgtccccactgTGCCTGTGTCTTTGCTGTCTGCGGTGTCCTGatgccctgcagtgctctgtgtccccactgTCTCCAAGCCCACGTGCCTGCTGTCCCCCAGTCCATGTCTCCAGTACCGTCGTGTCCGTGGTGTCCCCACATGCCTGGTGTCCCCCGCATCTCCGCTGACCCGTGTCCCTGGGTGCCCGTGGTATTCCCGGTGTCCCCATGCCCCTGTCTCCGTGTCCCCATGCCCCACTTGTGGCCGTTCCCAGACTGCAGTGGGCAGGATGAGCAGTTCTCCCTGGTCTTCACCATCGGCTCCTTCATGAACAACTTCATGACCTTCCCCATGGGCGTCGTCTTCGACCGCTTCGGCACCGCGGCTGCACGCCTCATCGCCAT CTCCCTCTACACTGGCGGGACCCTGCTCGTCGCCTTCTCCACCCCAG agctggcagtgctgctcttcccagccaTGTCCATGCTGTCGGTGGGAggcatcctcctcatcctcaccaaCATGCAG GTGGGGAACCTGTTCGGGAACTACCGCTCCATCatcatcactctctacaacgGGGCCTTCGACTCGTCCTCTGCCATCTTCCTCATCGTCAAG ctgctgtacgagcaggggctgtccctgcaggccatGTTCCTCTTCctggcagcctgcagtgcctggcaccTCCTGCGCACCCTCTTCCTGATGCCGCGCAGCCGCATCCCCTACCCTCTGCCCCCCGACTACAACTACGG gctgcagtgccGGAGCCGTTCCCGCTCCTACCGAGCCCACAAGGACAAGCAAACCCCGGGAGAGGCCGGACCGGAGGAGACACCCCTGGAACCCCCCATAGCTCGAG gtggggacacccctgggacaccGTTCCGGGCCTGTGCCTGCTCGTGGCTCTTCGCCTGGCACGTGGCCTGGCTCTCAGTGATGCAGCTGCGCCATTACCTGTTCATCGGCACCCTCAACCCTCAGCTGGAGCACCTGGCGCATGGGGACCACGCCCTGG CTCTGCGGGGTGCTCTGTGCCCCCTGGAACGGCCTCATCCTCGACCGGCACAAGCGGGGAAAGGGCCCCCGCCCCGAGG GGACCCTGGCCGCGCTGGCAGACCTGCGCTCGGCGGTGCTGTCGCTGGTGGTGACGGTGGCGCTGTGCCTGCTGTTCTCCGTGCTCGCCGCCGTGCCTGTCCTGCCCGCCCAGTTCGGCACCTTCGTGCTGCAGGTCATCAGCCGCTCCTTCCTGTACGGCGGCAACGCCGCCTTCCTGGCCATCGC GTTTCCCCCTCAGCACTTTGGGAAACTCTACGGGCTGGCCATGGCACTGTCGGCGCTGGTGGCCCTGCTGCAGTACCCCTGTGTCGCCCTGGTGCAGGGGCCGCTCCAGGGGGACCCCTTCTAT ATGAACTTGGGGCTCATCACCGTGGTGCTGGTGGCCTTTGTCAGCCCCGTGGTGGTGGCCCGTGA
- the LOC118687028 gene encoding basic proline-rich protein-like, translating to MAPAQAATGLAPAWGVFTKPVGDKGKAAGRPLPTPLPPRDAVSWGGHCPHPPEQGQPRPRGLGPHTCGGDTRVVLGVGKRGAPPCPPPEPPPRPRGRRGSATRTPAPPRAPGHPGHPGHPGHPGHPHRAHAEPSPAGHGARALGPSASSRPGHNPLPPPLRVHPGPSAPRGSSRRIPAPLTRLPPGPAGRGPGSPRPGAPGAPGALGAPKCRGPSRPPLTAGGAELLGLAGPRPRAPRFGGAREAASVEGPGHPWVRPGGAVPARSLSPAPPVRPPRVRPRHVQPVPAPQAGGHQHPEQPPRAGSPSPFQTGAVRPGARHGAGATGGGSGWRPLSQPRAAHAPSHGCRRTSLWHFARRRRRRKHAPVPAGAGAAAARAATRVPPRAAPARGPRIPHRRHPLCPGPGGAAAAPRTAPVRHREQRRGPAWVRTAAHRALPAARWVRGSRPRRPHPGHGPRGVPPAMGAPKPGAGRGPRGRPQRVSPCPSCPRGPRCPRRESLRPPLSRLGRASPGRVKRRGRRGGRSGRPGIRRGAGRAQPHGAAGSAAPSPPVPEPEPTRAMPRGGGGCCSRRRGGGEGGEQPPPAPAMTPRVGSA from the exons ATggcccctgcccaggcagccaCTGGCCTGGCACCAGCCTGGGGCGTCTTCACCAAGCCTGTGGGTGACAAAGGGAAGGC GGCTGGgcgccccctccccaccccgcTGCCCCCGCGGGACGCGGTGTCCTGGGGCGGGCACTGCCCGCACCCCCCCgagcaggggcagccccggccgcgGGGACTTGGCCCGCACACGTGTGGCGGGGACACACGCGTGGTCCTGGGGGTGGGCAAACGTGGGGCTCCGCCGTGCCCGCCCCCCGAGCCTCCCCCACGGCCCCGGGGCCGACGCGGCTCCGCCACGCGTaccccggcaccgccccgggcACCCGGGCACCCCGGACACCCCGGGCACCCCGGACACCCCGGACACCCGCACCGCGCCCACGCCGAGCCCAGCCCCGCAGGCCACGGGGCCAGGGCCCTCGGTCCTTCCGCATCCTCCCGTCCCGGTCACAaccccctcccgccgccgctccgTGTCCATCCGGGCCCCTCCGCGCCCCGCGGCTCCTCCCGCCGCATCCCCGCGCCGCTCACCCGcctcccgcccggcccggcggggagGGGACCGGGCTCTCCCCGCCCCGGCGCTCCCGGTGCTCCCGGTGCTCTCGGTGCCCCCAAATGCCGCGGCCCCTCCCGCCCCCCCCTCACCGCGGGCGGAGCGGAGCTGCTGGGCCTGGCCGGGCCCCGCCCCCGGGCCCCGCGGTTCGGGGGGGCGCGGGAGGCGGCCTCGGTGGAGGGCCCCGGTCACCCGTGGGTCCGCCCAGGAGGGGCCGTCCCGGCACGGAGCCTTTCCCCGGCGCCGCCCGTACGCCCCCCGCGGGTGCGCCCTCGGCACGTCCAG cctgtcccagctccccaggcGGGTGGgcaccagcacccagagcagcccccccGAGCGGGCTCCCCCTCCCCGTTCCAGACCGGCGCTGTCCGGCCGGGGGCTCGGCACGGGGCCGGGGCCACGGGCGGGGGGAGCGGATGGCGGCCCCTGAGTCAGCCCCGCGCCGCCCACGCCCCCTCCCACGGCTGCCGCCGCACCAGCTTGTGGCATTTCGCTCGCCGGAGACGGCGCCGCAAACACGCGCCGGTGCCagccggtgccggtgccgccgcAGCCCGCGCGGCCACGCGTGTCCCCCCACGCGCGGCACCGGCGCGGGGCCCGCGCATCCCGCACCGCCGCCACCCGCTGtgccccgggccgggcggcgccGCGGCGGCACCACGGACAGCGCCGGTCCGGCACCGCGAACAGCGCCGCGGTCCCGCGTGGGTGCGGACCGCCGCCCACCGCGCCCTCCCGGCGGCTCGCTGGGTGCGgggctcccggccccgccgcccccacCCCGGGCACGGCCCCCGCGGGGTCCCGCCGGCCATGGGGGCACCAAAGCCCGGCGCCG GGCGTGGCCCCCGCGGGCGCCCGCAGCGCGtatccccctgtccctcctgtccccgcggtccccgctgtccccgccggGAGTCCCTGCGCCCACCCCTGTCCCGCCTGGGGCGGGCCAGCCCGGGAAGGGTTAAacggcggggccggcgcggggGGCGGAGCGGCCGCCCCGGGATAAGGCGCGGCGCGGGGAGGGCTCAGCCCCACGGAgccgcgggcagcgccgcgcCGAGCCCACCCGTGCCCGAGCCCGAGCCCACCCGTGCCATgccccggggcggcggcggctgctgctcccggcggcgcggcgggggcgaAGGGGGCGAGCAGCCCCCCCCGGCACCGGCCATGACCCCGCGGGTGGGCAGCGCCTGA
- the RTN4RL2 gene encoding reticulon-4 receptor-like 2 — translation MRPPTARDLPPGGRPAALLLLAALVWVPGGAPACPALCTCYVSPPTVSCQANNFSSVPAGLPPGARRLFLQNNVIGALRAGTFGPSTVTLWLYSNNISSIQPGTFRHLPALEELDLGDNPHLRVLAPDTFHGLHRLQALHLYRCRLANLPSGIFRGLRSLQYLYLQENGLLYLQDDLFADLANLSHLFLHGNRLRALSEGVFRGLSSLDRLLLHANRLAAIHRRAFGGLARLTILYLFNNSLVALPGDPLAALPSLQFLRLNANPWACDCRARPLWAWFRRTRVSSSPVPCASPPHRRGTDLRHLRPRDFDACPEDDDDDDDGEEMEDGNGVAVMGTPGRALGRPGTLPAAPPSAFYRDGLPPHDLRGPQPRPPPPSRDSRGPPEDASCPHDPCAPMAAAAPRRPPALLPLLALILPRL, via the exons ATGCGGCCCCCCACGGCTCGGGACCTGCCCCCAG GCGGGCGCCCGgcggccctgctgctgctggcggcgCTGGTGTGGGTGCCCGGCGGGGCTCCCGCCTGCCCCGCGCTCTGCACCTGCTACGTCTCGCCGCCCACCGTCAGCTGCCAGGCCAACAACTTCTCCTCGGTGCCCGCGGGGCTCCCGCCCGGCGCCCGCCGCCTCTTCCTGCAGAACAACGTCATCGGGGCGCTGCGGGCGGGCACCTTCGGGCCCAGCACCGTCACCCTCTGGCTCTACTCCAACAACATCTCCTCCATCCAGCCGGGCACCTTCCGCCACCTGCCCGCCCTGGAGGAGCTCGACCTGGGTGACAACCCGCACCTCCGCGTCCTGGCCCCCGACACCTTCCACGGCCTCCACCGCCTCCAGGCCCTGCACCTGTACCGGTGCCGGCTGGCCAACCTGCCCAGCGGCATCTTCCGTGGCCTCCGCAGCCTCCAGTACCTCTACCTGCAGGAGAACGGGCTGCTCTACCTCCAG GACGATCTCTTTGCCGACCTGGCCAACCTGAGCCACCTCTTTCTGCACGGCAACCGGCTGCGGGCGCTGTCGGAGGGCGTCTTCCGGGGGCTCTCGAGCCTGGACCGCCTGCTGCTGCACGCCAACCGGCTGGCAGCCATCCACCGCCGCGCCTTCGGCGGGCTGGCGCGCCTCACCATCCTCTACCTGTTCAACAACAGCCTGGTGGCCCTGCCCGGGGACCCGCTGGccgcgctgccctcgctgcAGTTCCTGCGCCTCAACGCCAACCCCTGGGCCTGCGACTGCCGTGCGCGCCCACTCTGGGCCTGGTTCCGCCGCACGCGCGTCTCCAGCTCCCCGGTGCCGTGCGCCAGCCCCCCGCACCGCCGCGGCACCGACCTGCGCCACCTGCGCCCCCGAGACTTCGACGCCTGCCCCGAGGATGACGACGACGACGACGACGGCGAGGAGATGGAAGATGGCAACGGGGTGGCGGTGATGGGCACCCCGGGGCGGGCGCTGGGTCGCCCCGGCACCCTCCCGGCCGCACCGCCCTCCGCCTTCTACCGCGACGGGCTGCCCCCCCACGACCTGCGGGGACCCCAGCCCCGGCCGCCCCCCCCGTCCCGTGACTCCCGCGGGCCCCCCGAGGACGCCAGCTGCCCCCACGACCCCTGCGCCCCCAtggccgccgccgcgccccgccggccccccgccctcctgcccctcctggctCTGATCCTGCCCCGACTCTGA
- the SMTNL1 gene encoding smoothelin-like protein 1: protein MEALGDTETPTSDTPASETPISTNPAASTPTSDNATATPGTPTSDTPTSDTPISDTPTPGTPTPSTPTPGTPTRGSPTPDTPTRDTPSDPAAGPGEGSGEAAAPGGGEEAREAGGDGGDTGGDGGDTGGSGEGTGISGGCAGGEAAGDGGAEAPQGAGGDAGEAGDGAGDAGAGTAGGTGGGTEEGTEGKAAPAAAGNSQRRQEPTWLQDEDDELWPEFPPCSSPEGATSPTSPMSPTSPMSPMSPTSPTSPTSPMSPASPVSPTAGTAKDTGGSTRAAPAGGTRDKAAPGSAGQRLRLEGAGGRPRVGTRAQGRSAILEKFGGAAKGPAPHLRRSGGAATVKTMLLEWCRARTRGYPNVDVQNFSGSWGSGLAFCALLHSFFPDAFDFAALEPNARRDNFALAFATAEERAGCAPLLEVEDMVRLPVPDAKCVYTYVQELYRCLVAKGLVKTKKR, encoded by the exons ATGGAGGCTCTGGGAGACACTGAAACCCCCACCTCGGACACCCCCGCTTCGGAAACCCCCATTTCGACAAATCCCGCCGCGAGCACCCCCACCTCGGACAACGCCACGGCGACCCCCGGCACCCCCACCTCGGACACCCCCACCTCGGACACCCCCATCTCGGACACCCCCACCCCCGGCACCCCCACCCCGAGTACCCCGACCCCCGGCACCCCCACTCGCGGTAGCCCCACCCCGGACACCCCCACCCGGGACACCCCCTCTGACCCcgctgcggggccgggggaggGCAGCGGGGAGGCAGCGGCTCCCGGGGGTGGGGAGGAGGCTCGGGAAGCGGGGGGCgatgggggggacacggggggcgatgggggggacacggggggctCAGGGGAGGGTACGGGGATCTCAGGAGGGTGCGCAGGGGGAGAGGCTGCCGGGGATGGCGGGGCAGAAGCGCCCCAGGGTGCCGGGGGCGATGCCGGGGAGGCCGGGGATGGTGCTGGCGATgccggggcagggacagccgGGGGCACCGGAGGGGGTACCGAGGAGGGTACCGAGGGAAAAGCGGCGCCGGCAGCAGCGGGCAACTCCCAGCGCCGACAG GAACCCACTTGGCTTCAGGACGAGGACGACGAGCTGTGGCCTGAGTTCCCTCCCTGCTCGTCCCCAGAGGGGGCCACCAGCCCCACGTCCCCCATGTCCCCTAcgtcccccatgtcccccatgtcccctaCATCTCCCACGTCTCCTACGTCCCCTatgtccccagcatccccagtgtcccccacaG CTGGCACCGCCAAGGACACGGGGGGCAGCACGAG ggctgctccagcgggggggacacgggacaaGGCAGCCCCCGGCTCGGCGGGAcagaggctgaggctggaggggGCCGGGGGACGGCCACGAGTGGGGACCCGGGCACAGGGGCGCAGCGCCATCCTGGAAAAGTTTGGAGG ggctgccaaGGGCCCAGCCCCACACCTGCGGCGCTCGGGGGGGGCCGCCACGGTCAAGACGATGCTGCTGGAGTGGTGCCGCGCCCGCACCCGCGGGTACCCG AACGTGGACGTGCAGAACTTCTcggggagctggggcagcgGCCTGGCCTTCTGCGCCCTCCTGCACAGCTTCTTCCCCGACGCCTTCGACTTCGCCGCCCTGGAGCCCAACGCCCGCCGGGACAACTTCGCCCTGGCCTTCGCCACCGCCGA GGAGCGGGCGGGCTGTGCCCCGCTGCTGGAGGTGGAGGACATGGTGCGGCTGCCGGTGCCCGACGCCAAGTGCGTGTACACGTACGTGCAGGAGCTGTACCGCTGCCTGGTGGCCAAGGGGCTCGTCAAGACCAAGAAGCGCTGA
- the SLC43A3 gene encoding equilibrative nucleobase transporter 1 isoform X1: MAGGAGLAKRLGTLLSGLLECGAFCGIIFGWASLVFVLKDLGYFEGLCQPSTTPGPNLTLGSGMDPPPPPCPHGPLTRDPAVPMARAVPCPHCACVFAVCGVLMPCSALCPHCLQAHVPAVPQSMSPVPSCPWCPHMPGVPRISADPCPWVPVVFPVSPCPCLRVPMPHLWPFPDCSGQDEQFSLVFTIGSFMNNFMTFPMGVVFDRFGTAAARLIAISLYTGGTLLVAFSTPELAVLLFPAMSMLSVGGILLILTNMQVGNLFGNYRSIIITLYNGAFDSSSAIFLIVKLLYEQGLSLQAMFLFLAACSAWHLLRTLFLMPRSRIPYPLPPDYNYGLQCRSRSRSYRAHKDKQTPGEAGPEETPLEPPIARGGDTPGTPFRACACSWLFAWHVAWLSVMQLRHYLFIGTLNPQLEHLAHGDHALVSTYTNAFAFTQLCGVLCAPWNGLILDRHKRGKGPRPEGTLAALADLRSAVLSLVVTVALCLLFSVLAAVPVLPAQFGTFVLQVISRSFLYGGNAAFLAIAFPPQHFGKLYGLAMALSALVALLQYPCVALVQGPLQGDPFYMNLGLITVVLVAFVSPVVVARECQRRAKELGMAGTPLAAPPNTEIHDETPH, translated from the exons ATGGCGGGGGGCGCAGGGCTGGCCAAGCGCCTGGGGACGCTCCTGTCGGGGCTGCTGGAGTGCGGCGCCTTCTGCGGCATCATCTTCGGCTGGGCCTCCCTCGTCTTCGTCCTCAAGGACCTGGGCTACTTcgaggggctgtgccagccctccACCACCCCCGGCCCCAACCTCACCCTGGGGTCTGGTatggacccccccccccccccgtgtccccatggtCCCCTGACTCGTGACCCTGCTGTCCCAATGGCTCGagctgtcccatgtccccactgTGCCTGTGTCTTTGCTGTCTGCGGTGTCCTGatgccctgcagtgctctgtgtccccactgTCTCCAAGCCCACGTGCCTGCTGTCCCCCAGTCCATGTCTCCAGTACCGTCGTGTCCGTGGTGTCCCCACATGCCTGGTGTCCCCCGCATCTCCGCTGACCCGTGTCCCTGGGTGCCCGTGGTATTCCCGGTGTCCCCATGCCCCTGTCTCCGTGTCCCCATGCCCCACTTGTGGCCGTTCCCAGACTGCAGTGGGCAGGATGAGCAGTTCTCCCTGGTCTTCACCATCGGCTCCTTCATGAACAACTTCATGACCTTCCCCATGGGCGTCGTCTTCGACCGCTTCGGCACCGCGGCTGCACGCCTCATCGCCAT CTCCCTCTACACTGGCGGGACCCTGCTCGTCGCCTTCTCCACCCCAG agctggcagtgctgctcttcccagccaTGTCCATGCTGTCGGTGGGAggcatcctcctcatcctcaccaaCATGCAG GTGGGGAACCTGTTCGGGAACTACCGCTCCATCatcatcactctctacaacgGGGCCTTCGACTCGTCCTCTGCCATCTTCCTCATCGTCAAG ctgctgtacgagcaggggctgtccctgcaggccatGTTCCTCTTCctggcagcctgcagtgcctggcaccTCCTGCGCACCCTCTTCCTGATGCCGCGCAGCCGCATCCCCTACCCTCTGCCCCCCGACTACAACTACGG gctgcagtgccGGAGCCGTTCCCGCTCCTACCGAGCCCACAAGGACAAGCAAACCCCGGGAGAGGCCGGACCGGAGGAGACACCCCTGGAACCCCCCATAGCTCGAG gtggggacacccctgggacaccGTTCCGGGCCTGTGCCTGCTCGTGGCTCTTCGCCTGGCACGTGGCCTGGCTCTCAGTGATGCAGCTGCGCCATTACCTGTTCATCGGCACCCTCAACCCTCAGCTGGAGCACCTGGCGCATGGGGACCACGCCCTGG TGAGCACCTACACCAACGCCTTTGCCTTCACCCAGCTCTGCGGGGTGCTCTGTGCCCCCTGGAACGGCCTCATCCTCGACCGGCACAAGCGGGGAAAGGGCCCCCGCCCCGAGG GGACCCTGGCCGCGCTGGCAGACCTGCGCTCGGCGGTGCTGTCGCTGGTGGTGACGGTGGCGCTGTGCCTGCTGTTCTCCGTGCTCGCCGCCGTGCCTGTCCTGCCCGCCCAGTTCGGCACCTTCGTGCTGCAGGTCATCAGCCGCTCCTTCCTGTACGGCGGCAACGCCGCCTTCCTGGCCATCGC GTTTCCCCCTCAGCACTTTGGGAAACTCTACGGGCTGGCCATGGCACTGTCGGCGCTGGTGGCCCTGCTGCAGTACCCCTGTGTCGCCCTGGTGCAGGGGCCGCTCCAGGGGGACCCCTTCTAT ATGAACTTGGGGCTCATCACCGTGGTGCTGGTGGCCTTTGTCAGCCCCGTGGTGGTGGCCCGTGAGTGCCAGAGGCGAGCCAAggagctgggcatggctggcacccccctggcagcccctcccAACACTGAGATCCACGACGAGACCCCACACTGA